In the Arachis ipaensis cultivar K30076 chromosome B10, Araip1.1, whole genome shotgun sequence genome, one interval contains:
- the LOC107624340 gene encoding protein RESPONSE TO LOW SULFUR 2, whose amino-acid sequence MAMMMAAIGIGAGNKKSMTPEKDAPPAAELKRRNDELEKQLRESKEREEEMRRQLQSAFERLRVAEEAEERLCSQLGELEAEAVHQAREYHARIVSLMEQLSRANMLLHKAGASPSSSSISIHSSS is encoded by the coding sequence ATGGCGATGATGATGGCTGCAATCGGAATTGGTGCTGGCAACAAGAAATCCATGACGCCGGAGAAGGATGCACCTCCGGCGGCGGAGCTGAAGAGGAGGAACGATGAGCTGGAGAAGCAGCTGAGGGAGAGCAAAGAGAGGGAAGAGGAGATGAGAAGGCAGCTGCAAAGCGCGTTCGAGAGGCTGCGCGTGGCAGAGGAGGCAGAGGAGAGGCTCTGCTCGCAGCTCGGTGAGCTTGAGGCGGAGGCCGTTCACCAGGCGCGTGAATACCACGCGCGAATCGTTTCTTTAATGGAACAGCTCTCACGCGCTAACATGCTCCTTCACAAGGCCGGTGCttctccctcctcctcctccatctCCATTCATTCGTCTTCCTGA